The stretch of DNA AAAATTATATTTTTTTTCATTAGTATCCTTTCCGGTTACTCTAAAAGCATCTAAATTTATGTCAAAATCAAAAACCTTTTGCATAATCGCGATACAGGCTTACTCTCTCCTTGATTTCCCGCATAGTATCGCCGCCGAATTTTTCCAGCACCGCCACGGCCAGTTCCCAGGCCGCCACAGCCTCGCCCACCACGCAGGCTGCGGGCACAGCGCAGGTGTCCGACCGCTCCACCGATGCCTCAAATGGCTGTTTGGTTTTTATATCCACGCTGCGCAGGGGTTTATACAGGGTGGGGATGGGTTTCATGGCCGCCCGCAGCAGCAGTATCCCGCCGTTGGACATACCGCCTTCAATGCCCCCGGAGTTATTAGTTTGCCTGTAAAAGCCCCGGCCGGGGTCATAAAAAATTTCATCGTGCAGCTCTGAGCCTCTGGTGGCCGCCGCGCTGAACCCAGCGCCCACCTCAACACCCTTGATGGCCTGGATACTCATCAGCGCACCGGCCAACCGGCCGTCCAGGGTGCGATCCCGCTGGGTGTAACTGCCCAGGCCCGGGGGCAGTCCTAAAACCTTTATTTCAAAAATACCGCCCAGGGAATCCCCCTCGGCTCTGGCGCGGTCTATTTCCCGCACCATGGCCCCGGCAGCATCGGGGTCAGCACAGTATACCGGAGATTGGGCCACCGCTTCGGCAAGTTTTCCCGCATCCTGGTGGGATGCATCCAGTGCTGTTCCAGGCGCCTTGACGCTACCTATTTGTACCACCTGGCCCACCAGTACAATGCCCAGTTCATCCAGCAGCCGGCGGGCTACTGTGCCTGCGGCCACCCGGGCCGCTGTTTCCCGGGCACTGGAGCGTTCCAGCACATTGCGCATGTCCTGGTGGCCGTACTTGATAGCCCCGGTTAAATCAGCATGCCCGGGACGTGGCCGCGTTACAGTGCGGGACGCCAGATCGGCCTCAGGTCCCGGCGCCATTACCCGGCTCCAGTTCTCCCAGTCCTTATTGGCCAGCACCAGCGTCACCGGCCCCCCCGTGGTCAGCCCTCCCCGCACTCCGGAGGTTATAGAGGCGTGGTCCTGCTCAATATTCATCCGGCCACCTCGCCCGTAACCGCCCTGGCGCCTGGCCAACTGTTTGTCTATGTATTCAGCCTGCAGGGACAGGCCCGCCGGTATACCGTCCAATACGGCGGTAAGCGAAGGGCCATGAGACTCCCCGGCTGTAAGGCAACGGAGCAATTAAATCATCCATCCTTTCTTAAATGCCTAATATATGCTTAATATATACCTAATATATACCAAACCTTAAACGCCGGCCTGCCGCTGCAATGCATGCTGCATTACCCCAAGGGGGGCCGTCAGGCCGGTCCACGCCTCCAGGGAAAGAGCCCCCTGGTGCAATAGCATGCCCAGGCCGTTGGCCGCCGCCGCACCGTTACCGGTCGCCCTGGCCATAAACGGTGTCACGGGCGGGTTATATACCAGATCGTAGGCCAGCTGGCCGCTGCCGGGCAGCCCCGCGGGCAAGGGCCAATCACCCCCGCTTTTGCCCGACATGCCCAGCGGGGTGCAGTTGACCACCAGCGCAGCCCGCCGGACAAATTCCGCCAGGTGGCGGTTACCCGAATCCCACTCCAGGACCTGTACTTTAAAGTTTGTTTTAACGGCTACGTAGTCGGCCAGCGCCCGGGCCCGGTCAAGATTGCGGTTAACCAGGGCCAGTTCCGGGCACCCCGCCTGCACCAGGGCTATCACCACAGCCCGGGCCGAGCCTCCCGCCCCCAAAACCAGGGCCGGGCCCCGGGAGGGGTCATGACCATAGTCTTTTCGCAAATCTTTTATAAACCCGGGGCCGTCTGTATTATGTCCGGTCAATCTGCCCTGCCGGTTGACAATGGTGTTTACCGCGCCATACAGAGCAGCCGTTTCCGTCAGCTCATCCAGATAGGGGATAACGGCCTCTTTATATGGTACTGTAACGTTAACCCCGGCTATACCCAGCGCCCGCAGACCCGCCACGGCCTGCACCAGGTTTTCCCGCCCGGGGCTGAAGGGCACGTATACGCCGTTTAATCCCAAAGCGCGGAGCGCCGCATTTTGCATGGCCGGTGAATAGCTGTGGCTCACCGGGTTACCGATAATGCCGTATACAAGGGTTTCACCGTCGATTTCCATATTGCCGGAGGTCACGCCACCTGCCGTCACACCTTGACCGGCAACCTCTTCACCAGCTTTACCGTAAACCAATCACGCGTAACCCCCTTCATCTACCTGACAAAATGTTTATCCTTGCATGATTCACTAAAATGACGATTAATCATTGACTTCAACCTTTACCTAACATAATACTGTTTATCTTTATGGGATACCAGGCGGGATATGCGGGCCAGCACCACTTTCTCCAGGCGCCGGTTGATTAACTTGGTAACCCAGAATTCTTTGCCGGGCATGGGCACCACCAGTATGGTAAACATACCCAACCTGTTCCCGCCCCAGATATCCGTAAATATCTGGTCGCCCACGACCACGGTTTCCTCAGGTGTGGCATCAAGCAATTCCAGGGCACGCCTAAAAGCCTGGCGCATGGGTTTTACCGCCCTGACCACGCAGGGTATCTTAAGCGGTCCGGCCAAGGTGTTTACCCGGGACGTGCCGTTGTTGGAGACGATACACAATTTAAAACCTTTCTGCAGCATGCCGGTAAGCCACGCCTTTATTTCAGGGGAAAACTTATCCCGGTCCCGGGGTACTATAGTATTATCCAGGTCCAGCAATATGGCAGTAATGCCTTGTTTCTGAAGTTCTTCCGGATTAATGTCCAATATTGAGGGAACATACATGTTGGGATAAAAAATACGCAACATTTAAATCTCCTTGGCTGTTAAAATAGCACACAATACCAACCCGTATATTGTAACCTTTTTTAAATTATAATTTCAACACCAGGCATTACCTGATACCCTATAATTGTGCTTACAGGTCCACTACAAGGCACTCCATAATTGTGCTTTTTTTAGGTCCTCAGGTGTGTTTAAATTTAAGAAAACCCTTTCCAGGTGTGGTTCCACGGACGACATTTCTTCTTCCTCAATGTACCTGACTCTAAAATCTTCATACAAGCGGGTTGTTTTATTCAACCCCTGGGTCAAGCGCTGTTCAATAATTTCAATGCACCCCTTGCCGTATATTGTACACAGCGGCTCGGGATATCCCCGGTAGCGGGGCACCACAACATCATAATCCGGTGCGTACCGGATCATTAAACGGATCAGCGGAGCACTGATAAACGGCATATCGCAAGCCGTCACCAGCACCCATGGGTGGGCGGCCCGCACAAGTCCGGCGTGAATGCCACTCAACGGGCCATGGCCGGGCATAATATCTTTGGTGGTTTTATCCCCATACTTGGCATACATTTCAGGGCGGTCGGTCACTATCAGTATTTCATCCACCAGCGTTCTTAAAACACCGGTAATGCGCTCTATTATGTAATACTGCCCCACTTTCAGCAGTGCCTTGTCGGTACCCATACGGGCGCTTTTACCGCCCGCCAGTATTGCCGCAGAGATACCTGTCGCTTGATGTAACAACGGGATGCCCAACTCCTATCAGTAATAATTATCGCTGTTTTAATACATTATAATCTGTACTTTGGTGTATTGCTGACTGAGCTTGCAGTACAAAAGCAAATAAGATTAAAATAACACTATACAATTTATTCTACATATTATCGCAATTACCCTTTCATTTTCAATTTTCAGACTGGACTCTATAAATTTAATGAGAAAATGGTTACCAATGCTTTAAAATTATGGAGCATGC from Desulfoscipio gibsoniae DSM 7213 encodes:
- the aroC gene encoding chorismate synthase, giving the protein MLRCLTAGESHGPSLTAVLDGIPAGLSLQAEYIDKQLARRQGGYGRGGRMNIEQDHASITSGVRGGLTTGGPVTLVLANKDWENWSRVMAPGPEADLASRTVTRPRPGHADLTGAIKYGHQDMRNVLERSSARETAARVAAGTVARRLLDELGIVLVGQVVQIGSVKAPGTALDASHQDAGKLAEAVAQSPVYCADPDAAGAMVREIDRARAEGDSLGGIFEIKVLGLPPGLGSYTQRDRTLDGRLAGALMSIQAIKGVEVGAGFSAAATRGSELHDEIFYDPGRGFYRQTNNSGGIEGGMSNGGILLLRAAMKPIPTLYKPLRSVDIKTKQPFEASVERSDTCAVPAACVVGEAVAAWELAVAVLEKFGGDTMREIKERVSLYRDYAKGF
- the mobA gene encoding molybdenum cofactor guanylyltransferase: MLHQATGISAAILAGGKSARMGTDKALLKVGQYYIIERITGVLRTLVDEILIVTDRPEMYAKYGDKTTKDIMPGHGPLSGIHAGLVRAAHPWVLVTACDMPFISAPLIRLMIRYAPDYDVVVPRYRGYPEPLCTIYGKGCIEIIEQRLTQGLNKTTRLYEDFRVRYIEEEEMSSVEPHLERVFLNLNTPEDLKKAQLWSAL
- a CDS encoding YqeG family HAD IIIA-type phosphatase, whose protein sequence is MLRIFYPNMYVPSILDINPEELQKQGITAILLDLDNTIVPRDRDKFSPEIKAWLTGMLQKGFKLCIVSNNGTSRVNTLAGPLKIPCVVRAVKPMRQAFRRALELLDATPEETVVVGDQIFTDIWGGNRLGMFTILVVPMPGKEFWVTKLINRRLEKVVLARISRLVSHKDKQYYVR
- a CDS encoding shikimate dehydrogenase, with the protein product MVYGKAGEEVAGQGVTAGGVTSGNMEIDGETLVYGIIGNPVSHSYSPAMQNAALRALGLNGVYVPFSPGRENLVQAVAGLRALGIAGVNVTVPYKEAVIPYLDELTETAALYGAVNTIVNRQGRLTGHNTDGPGFIKDLRKDYGHDPSRGPALVLGAGGSARAVVIALVQAGCPELALVNRNLDRARALADYVAVKTNFKVQVLEWDSGNRHLAEFVRRAALVVNCTPLGMSGKSGGDWPLPAGLPGSGQLAYDLVYNPPVTPFMARATGNGAAAANGLGMLLHQGALSLEAWTGLTAPLGVMQHALQRQAGV